AGCTCATGTCACGCAATTGGCTTGCCTGAAGCATGATTCGATATCCCGTGAACTGCAAGCGGCCTGAGGCGTGCCCAGTGTGGTCAATGACATGTCCTGGCCGAAGGCAGTGCCGGCGGCGTTGGTGGCGACCGGCGACCTTTATCAAGGCGAAAGCCATATGGGCTCGATACAACGGGATACAACGGAAGGGGCTAGCGTTTCATTTTGCTGCAGCCGGTTCGGAGAACGAACCTGCCCGAGGGACGCGCAAAGTGCGATTACCGTCATTCATCGGATCGTCCGGACGAGGATAATCGCGCCAGAGCCAGCGCAGCATTTCGGGCATCTGGGCGCCGCCCTGTTTGTTTGAATGGGTGCCAATCCCCCAGCAGTAATTTACATCGTACCCCTTTTCGGTGAGGGCAGCGGCCATCTTTAGGTTCTGCGCATGCCAGTCGCGCTGCGGGTCATAGGAACCGCCCCGCCGGCGCCCGCGGTTGTCATTGAGTCCGTCCTGCAAGAACACCCGGATGGGCTTGCGCGGGCTTTGGCGGATGAGTTCCGGATACACATGCCCGCCACGCAGATTGGTGAAACTTCCTATCGTGCTGATAACTTTGCCAAACTGGTCCGGGCGCTGCCAAGCGACGGTGAAGGCGCAAATCGCTCCCGAACTGGCGCCAGCGATCGCGCGCTGCCCCGGGTCCTTTGAAATATTGTATTCCTTTTCAAGGGCCGGCAGCAGCTCGTCAATGACCATCCTGGCGTAGCGATCATTTAGTTCATTGTACTCGGTTGCCCGATTGTTGATGTTGTCGCCCCAGTTGGTCGAGGTGGATTCCGGTTGCTCCGGTGTGTGGCCCGGATTGATGAAGACCCCCAAAGTGACGGGCATTTCGCGCCTGTAAATGAGGTTGTCGAACACATAAGGGATGCGGTATGGACCTTCGAGGGACACAAAGGCATGGCCGTCCTGAAACAGCATCAGGCAGGCCGGTTTGTCCGGGTCGTACTGAGCTGGGACGTAAACCCAATAGTGCCTGGTTGTATTTGTGAACACGCGGCTTGCCAGTGTGAGCGGACCGATGACCTTGCCCTTGGGCACGCCCTCATGGGGCTGCGAATCCGGCCCGAGGATGTACACGTCATCCGTGGGCGCGCCGAGGGCCGCCCCGGCGCCGCCCAGGACCCCAAGGCTCAATACAGCGCAAGCCGCCAGCAGGTGGCGCCGTTGTGCCTCAACAACGATGCCGGACTGCCGCCGGCATCCAAAGAAACTGGATAGACTTTTTCTCATGGATTGCGTCAATGAACAACTTATGTTATGAATTAGCATGATCTCATGTGGAAGCAAGTGCCAGCCTGTTTTCTTGCCGGCGTGATCCCGCTCACGGGGATCGGGACCACCCTTCGCCCCGCAACGGATTTCCACCGGGCAATCCGGCCGATTCTCGAAACGTACTGCTTCGATTGCCACGGCGATGGCGCGCGCAAGGGCAATGTCGCTTTCGACGAATTCAAATCCGACCAGGCGGTCCTTGCCGACCGGCAATTATGGCTCAAAGCCCTGGGCATGCTCCGGGCGGGCCTGATGCCCCCGGCCAGAAAACCGCGGCCCAGCGTGGCGCAACGGGAACAAATTGCGCGCTGGATCAAATATGGCGTATTTGGGATCGACTCGCGCAACCCCGACCCGGGCCGGGTGACGCTGCGCCGGCTCAACCGCGTCGAATACCACAATACCATCCGTGATTTGCTGGGAGTCGATTACGACACCCAAGGGGAGTTCCCGCCCGATGACACGGGGTTCGGTTTTGACAATATTGGCGACGTGCTCACCTTGCCGCCGATGTTGCTGGAAAAATATCTGGGGGCAGCCGCGCAAATCATTAGCCAGGCCGTTGCCGTGGAAGCGGGCGCCGGGGCCGATTACAAGCGCTTTTTCCCCCGAGCAATCCCGGCAGATGCCGAGGGACGGCGCGAGTATGCGCGCCAGGTGCTGGGCAAGTTTGCCGGACGGGCCTTCCGCCGGCCAGTTGACCAAACAACTCTGGAGCGCCTGGTGGGCCTGGCGGAACAGAGCTACACCGAAGGAGGCGAGGGGTTCGAATCGGGCATTTCCCACGCAATGGTCGCCGTGCTGACCTCGCCGCGTTTTCTTTTCCGCGAAGAGTTCGCCCAACCTCTGGCTGGGAAGGGGCGATTTCCATTTATTGACGAATACTCGCTCGCGTCGCGACTTTCGTACTTCCTCTGGTCGTCCATGCCTGATGACGAATTGCTCGGGTTAGCCGGGCAAGGCAAATTGCGGAAGAATTTGTCCGTGCAGGTGGGGCGCATGCTAAGGGATCGCCGCGCCGATGCCCTGGTGAACAACTTTACCGGCCAATGGCTTCGCGGGCGGGACATCGAGAGCATACCCATCGAGGAACGTTTTGTATTAGCACGCGAAGAGAAGCGCAGCTCGGAATTCGAGAGCGCGCGAAAACGGTTTCGGCAGTTAAGGGACAAGCCTGAAGCAGAACTGACGCCCGCGGAGCGCGAAGAGTTGACGAAGTTTCGCGCCAAATTTCGTCAGCGCCTGGACCGTCCAGCGCGCGTGGAACTGAACGGTGCGCTGCGCAGGGCCATGCGCCGGGAGACCGAGAAGGTTTTCGGCTATGTGCTGCAGGGGGACCGCAGCCTGCTGGACCTGCTCGACAGCGATTACACGTTTTTGAATGAGCGGCTAGCCAAACTTTACGGCATCACCAACGTATTTGGGAATGAGCTTCGGCTGGTCGAGCTTGCACCAGACAGCCCGCGTGGAGGAGTCATTACCGAGGGCACAGTCCTGGTGGCCACATCCAACCCCACGCGAACCTCGCCGGTCAAGAGAGGCGCCTTCATACTGGACAGCATCCTGGGAATGCCCGTGCCGCCGCCACCGCCCAACCTTCCGCCGCTCGAAGACGCGGCCAAGAACCTGACCAACCACGCGCCATCGCTTCGGGAGACCCTGGCCATGCACCGGGAGAACCCCATGTGCAGCTCCTGCCACAACCGCATGGACCCGCTCGGGCTGGCGTTCGAGAACTTTAACGCCCTGGGGATGTGGCGGACGACGGAGTTTAGCCAAATGATAGACCCCAAAGGCCGATTGCTCACCGGAGAAGAGTTTTCCAACCCTAAGGAACTCAAGCGGATCCTGGTCACCAATCATTCGCGAGAATTCTATCGCACGCTGACTGAAAAGCTCCTGGTTTACGCGCTGGGCCGCGGACTGGAGTATTCGGATGTCGAAACCGTGGATCAAATCGTTGCGCGAATCGAAAAATCAGGAGGCCGCTCCTTCGCGTTACTTTACGGCATCATCGAATCGGCTCCTTTCCAAAAAACTCGAACTCCGCCCATGCTGACGGCCACCGCCGTCCGGGCCGAAACCTCCGATAAGCATCTATGAAAACAACCTTGAGCCCCGCCGGCCAAATGGCATTTCAACGCCGGATTAATCTCTCGCGCAGGCAATTCCTGCGCGGCTTGGGCGCCTGCATCGCCCTGCCGGCCTTCGAGTCGTTAGCGTCGCGGTCGCTGTTTGCGGCAGAGTCCGCGCCACGGCTCGCCACGACCGCCAGCGGCGCTCCGCTCCGAGCTGCGTTCGTCTATTTTCCCAATGGCGCGATTCCCTCCGCATGGTGGCCGGATGGAGAGGGGAAAACCTTTGAGTTCAGCCGGACCTTGCAACCACTGGCCGCTTTGGGTCAGCAACTCCAGATTCTAGGCGGTCTCGATCATCTCAATGCCACCCCTGGTCCGGATGGGGGCGGGGATCACGCCCGGGCGAACGGAACTTTCCTGACGGGCGTGCGGGTGAAGAAGACTGCAACGGATATTCGGGCCGGGATTTCGATAGACCAGGTAATGGCGCGACAGGCCGGGCATCTCACGCGCTTCGGCTCACTGGAATTGACATGCGATGCCGGTCGCAACTCCGGCGCGTGCGACTCCGGGTACTCCTGCGCGTATCAGTATAACCTTTCATGGAGTTCGCCCACGACGCCCCTGACGCCCGAAGCCAATCCGCGCCTGGTATTCGAACGGCTCTTCGGGGCCGGCTCCCCCGGCGAGCGGGCTGCCCATCTGCAGCAAAGGTTGCAAAAGCAGCGCTCTATTCTGGACTTTGTTCTGGAGGACGCGCGCGACATGCAGCGGCGGCTGACTGCGCGCGATCGGGATAAACTCGATCAATATCTGACTGCGGTCCGTGAGATCGAAGAGCGAATCCACAAGGCTGGGGAACTGGGAACAGGTAAAGAGCCGCTGGTTGCGGCTCCATCGGGGCTCCCGTCCGATTATGGAGAGCATGTGCGTCTTATGTTCGATATGTTGACTGTGGCATTTCAAACCGATTCAACCCGGGTGGCGACTCTGCTCCTGGCGCATGACGGCAGCAACCGTTCCTTCTCCGAAATTGGTGTGCCGGAAGGACACCACGATTTGTCGCATCACTTCAACGATCCGGAAAAAATCCGGAAAGTGCAGGAGATAGACCTGTGGTATGTGAAAGAGTTCGCGAAATTCCTGCAAAAGCTCGAAAGCACAAAAGACTTAGACGGCCATTCTTTGCTGTACAATTCCATGATTGTGTATGGTGGCGGCAACGCGGATGGCAACCGCCATACTCACGTGAATCTGCCGATCATTCTTGCTGGCGCAGGCGGCGGCTCGTTCCAAACCGGGCGCTACACGCGGTTTCAATCCAAACCGGCAACCAATTTGTTTTTGAGCATGGCGGACCGGATGGGTCTTCAGGGTGTGGAACGTTTCGGCGATTCCACCGGCATGCTGACGAACGTCTAGATCGATTTGCGGTCTAGGGCCGTCATCTGGCCCAAAAGCCTCGCTTAACGGATTTTTCGAACCGCGTACCCCGCTGTTCGATCTCCTCTCTATAGAAGCGCAAAGGAATGCAATAATTGCCATATGCAAAAATCCCGAAGGACCTCTCGACCTTCCAGCGGGCACAATGCTCAAATGCAACAGCGCATTCTGTCATCCATTGCGGCCCCAATGGAATTTTTGACGTGACATAATTATGCGGCTGTGCAGAATTCTCTTATGGATGCCGGTTCTCATAGCCGTTATGAAAAGGCATTCTCCAAATCGAGAAAACTTTGCCCCAACCAAATAAAAGCAACTGAAAGAACCCCCGTTATGACATCTGTTGGAATGATTCTCAGGAAAGGTTTGAAATCACCTCTCGGACCACCTTGGACAACCAGGAGGGCCCACCGTTTCCCTATCGCGGCTGTTATCGTGTTGCTCGCCGCCACTGCAACACAGGCTCAAACAGGTCCTTTCAGCGTGACCGACTGGCCGCCGACCATCAACGCCAACGCCACGGTGGATTATGTCATTATCGATCCGAATGCGGCCTTCACGACGCCAGGCGGTTGGAATCCCGGTTTGACATTGGCAAATGGCGGGGACGAGGCCTATAGCGGAATTACGCTGGACACCCTGTTTGGGGACCAGGCAACCAGCAGCTTCTTCAATATCGCGGACCCAAATTACACCATGTTTGCCAATGTTCCGGTGATCGACGTGCTGCTGCAGGTGTATGGAAATTCCTCTCTTTATAACGCCGATGGCAGCGCAAAGAATGTGTCGTTTCTCGAAGGTCAGTTGAATTATCTCACCACCCCGAGCGCCGGCACGGTGCCGTTGGGCGCCAATAACAATCAGTGGAACTGGATGTTGTTTACGGTGACCAACCCGATCGATCCGCTCACGGGCTTCCGTTACGTGGGCGATACGTCATATCCTCAGCAAACCGGCGGCCAGTTTGGCGGGGTAAATAGCGGCACGCTGCGGATTCAGGGCATCGGGACCGGGTTGACCATTCGGGCAGTAGCGCTGGGTCCCCAAGGCGCATTTGGGACCAGCAATCAGGTCAATGTATTCGTCGCGGGCGCCACGTGCGCGCCGGAGCCTGCAGTGAATCCGACCTACATTGATTTCAATCAAAAGGCCACCAATTATCTTAGCGTTATCAATGACGCCAACTTGGGCGAGACCGTCAGCGAACAAAGCGGGGTAGGGCCGGTTGGGGACTTACGCACGGCAATCCAAAGCACCAGCGGTGTAATGAACTTCGGCATTCTCAGCAATTACCTGGGGTTGCCTTGCAATACACCTCATACCATGAAACTGGGCATTGAGGTCTATGATGATCCCGGGTACGCCGGAACCCAGATCATGCCCTCTCAATTTGCCACCGATTCCCAAGGCGATTTGGGCGCCTATGGAGGTTCTTCGTACACGCTGACCGGCAGCGGCAACTGGCTGAAACTGGGATTTTGGATTCCTGGAGTGGACTTGCAAGGGGTTGGAACGGCGCCCCTGACCGGCGGCCCGACACTTTCGTTCGTGGGTGGCTCCCCTTTTGTTGATCGGATTGAATTGGGCATCATCCGGACGGGAACAAATGTTCTTGCAGGGCAGGACCCGTTGCCGGATTACCGCATGAACCCTCTGATTTGCGCAACCAACTATGGCTATTTCGCTGAATGGGACCCACACCGCGGTATTACCAACAACCTGACGGTGGGTTCCTCCGGTGGCGATCAGAACATGGTGGTGGCGATGGCCGGTCCTCCTGACGACCAGCGCCTGGCGGAAGCCCCGGCGCCGGGTTCCGGCAACAACAATATCCAGTTCGCGCTCGAGAATAATGTCTTTGGGCCCAGCTTGCAGGACAACGCCAATGTCGCAATACGGCTTACCTACTATGATGACCCGAGCCTGGTGGGCGCCCAAATCGGGCTCAACGCTTACCAAAGCTTTGTGAATGGAATCTCGACCATTATTGGCGCTCCGCCTGCTCCATATAATGCCCGCGCTGTTTTGAAGGGGACTGGCAAGTGGGTGGATGCTTATTTTTACCTGCCGAACGTAAACTTTTACGGCGTGAATCAAGGTCCGCAATCGGTGGTTCGCCTGGAAACAAGTCCAGCAAACCCGGCCAATGCGGACACTGGCGATGTGTATGTGTCGCGCATCCGGTACGATGTGATTCGCCCATGCGGTCCTTTCGAGGGAATCAACATGCTGCAAGCGCTTGAAATTCAACCAACCAATACAACCGCTGCGGTGAGTTGGTTCGGAACGGCTGCTCTTCAAGGGTCAACCACGCTTGGAGCGCCCTTTAGTGATATTCTGAGCGTGACGAATACGCTGACCAACAGTTACACGGCGCCGGGGCTGACTTCAGCGCAGTTTTTCCGGCTGCGATATCCACCCTATCCGGCCTACTTTATCACAAATACGCCTTAGAAGGCTTTTGGTAGGAAACACTCAAAAGTGATTAAGCCATTGAAAGCGGCAATGTATCTATGGATCGTTGTCGGGCTGGCGATTGCATTGCCTGCGGGGTCACAAGTTCCGCAGGCAATGACTTACCAGGGATTCCTGAGCGACGGCGGGGTCCCTTACAGCGGCGATGGGCTGTTCAAGTTCGCCCTTGTTAACAGCAACGGGACGGCCAGCTTCTGGAGCAATGACGGCTCGAGCACCGCAGGAGGGCAGCCCAGCCAGGCGATCGCCAGCATGGTTAAGCAGGGGTTGTTCACCGTGCTCCTTGGCGATACCAATATGCAGCCGGTGAGTTGGACGATTTTTACCAATTCCGACGTGCGGTTGCGGATCTGGTTTAGCGACGGCGCCAATGGGTTTGGCTTATTATCCCCGGACCAACGGCTAACTCCCGCTGCGTATGCGATGGCGGCTGCGAGTGTGCCCAATGGGGCCGTGACCAGCAACAGCCTCGCTCTGGGGGCCGTCTCTTCTGCCAGCATGGCGGCGGGTGCTGTAACCAGCGCTCAGTTGGCTGTGAACGCTGTTACCACCCCTGCGCTGGCTAACGGCGCCGTCACCGCCGCCAAGCTAGCTCCAGGAGCCATCACAACCCCTGCGATCGCCAGTGGCGCTATCGTTGCCGCTGATTTAGCAGCCAATGCCGTGACGGCCTCCGCCATTGCGGACGGCTCCATCAGTCAGTCCAAACTGAACTTTCAGTTGGGCTTCATCAATGCGCGCAACCCCCCCTTTGGCGCGGTGGGCAACGGGACCAACGATGATACGGCGGCACTGCAATCGGCGCTCAACACCGCCGCCAGCAATGGAGGAGGCGTCGTGTATCTGCCCCAAGGCAATTATCTCATCAAGTCCGCTCTGGTCGTGCCGGCACAAACCAGCCTGGTGGGTGTTTGGCGATCCCCGACGGCCTTCTCGCAGTACCTGGGCACGACGTTGCTGGCCGTGGCGGGGGCTGGGAGCACCAACGGCTCGTTTATCACCCTACAAGGCAATAATTCGACCTTGGAGGGTGTAACGATTTATTATCCAAACCAGGTGACCAGCAATCCCCCGACGCCCTATCCGTGGGCTATTCAGGGCGGGGGTGGCGATAATGTGACGATTCAAAATGTTCTCCTGGTCAACCCCTATCTCGGGATTGATCTGGCGACGCACGCCTCCGGGCGCCACCTGGTGCGAGGTGTATATGGCCAGCCGTTGCTGGTCGGTATCGCGGTGGACCAATGCTACGATATTGGCCGGATCATGGAAATCCACTTCTGGCCGTTCTGGTCGCAGAACGCCAACGTCGAGGCATTCCAGTCGGCTAACGCCGTTTCTTTCGACTTTATGCGGACGGACTGGGAAGTGGTGCAAGACATCTTCTCCTGGGGATACTCGATTGGGGCGCGATTTCGCGCCTCGGCCAGCGGTTCGATGAACGGGCAAATGAGCAATGTGAACTTCGACAACGTCGATGTTGGCCTGCAACTGAGCGCCACCCAGCTATACGCGGTGCACATTTCCAATTTGAATATTGCCAATGCCGGGGGCGGGACCAAACACATCGGGATACAGGGCCTGGCAGGCAACGCCGGTTTGAACGTCAACGGCGCCACTTTCTGGGGCGCGCTCTACCAGCCGGTTTCCTGGGCCAACAGCGGCTTGCTGACTGTTTCCAGTGCGCGTTTCTTATCCTGGAGTGCTTCCTTGCCTTGCATCCAGATATCAAATGGCCGGGCCATTCTCCAGGGCAATTATTTCACCGACAACATTGGCACAGCCATCAGCGTTACCCCGACGACGCAGCGGGCGATGGTTTTGGGAAACATGCTTTGTGGAAACACGGTTAATCTGAACGCGGCCATAACAACCAGCGCCAACAATCAACCGTAATGCGTCGTGGCGGACGAATCTGCCGGGGAATGGAACATGCGGTGAATAGAGACTATCAAAGAATTCGCTTTGTCCTGTTTGCAACGGGTGTGGCAGCGATTGGCGGGTTCTTGTTTGGCTACGACACGGCGGTCATCAACGGCGCCAACTCGTATCTGAAGGCGCACATGCACCTGAGCCCCGCGCAGGAGGGCCAGGCTGTCGCCAGCGCGATTCTGGGTTGCATTCCCGGGGCGATGTTCGCCGGGTTCCTCAGCGACCGTTTTGGGCGCAAGAAACTGCTCTTTATTTGCGCGCTGCTCTACGCGGTATCGGGCCTGCTGTCGGCTATTCCAAATACGTTTGGCCAATTTCTCTCCGCGCGCCTCATCAGCGGGCTGGGGATTGGGGCCTCTTCGATGATCTGCCCGGTCTATATTGCCGAAATCGCCCCTGAAAAAACCCGGGGGCGTTTGGGGACACTTTTTCAACTGGGCATTGTGACGGGGATTTTTCTGACGTTGTTTGTGAACAAGCTGATTCAGGGAGCGGGCGATACCGCGTGGAACACGGCGCAGGGCTGGCGCTGGATGCTGGGGATGGAAGTGGTGCCGGCCCTGGCTTTTATTGCTCTGTTGTTCGCGGTGCCCGAGAGCCCTCGTTGGCTGGCGCAACATGGGCGCGAGACCGAGGCGCTTGGGGTTTTGGAGAAAGCAGGCGGGGCAGAACATGCAAAAACAGAGATGGCGGCCATTCGCCAGGCGATGCAGTTCGAGGAAGGGGGCTTTCGGGAATTAATCAGCAGCCCATTTCTCAAGCCGTTGCTCATCGCGGTGGCGCTCATGGCTTTCTCCCAATTCTGCGGCATTAACGCCATCATGTATTACTCGACTAAAATCTTTGCCGCAGCCGGCGGCGGCGATAATGCGGCGTTCACGTCCTCAGTTTGGGTGGGGTTGATCAACTTCGTATTCACGTTCGTGGCGATTGGTTTTGTGGACAAGGCTGGAAGACGTCCGTTGCTGCTGATTGGGACTGCGATGCAGGCGCTGGCCCTGGGCCCGGTCGGGTGGATGTTTCATCGGCAAATCGCCGGCGGACCGCTCCTGGCGTGCGTGATTGTTTTCATCGCTGCCTTTGCAATGGCAATGGGGCCGGTGGGCTGGTTGTTTTGCTCGGAAATTTTTCCCAATAAACTGCGGGGCCGCGCCATGTCGATTGCCGCCCTCACCGTTTGGGTTTCGTGTTACATCGTTGCCCAGACTTTCCCGATGCTCAATGACAACCCGTCGATTGGCCCGGCCAAAACCTTCTGGGCTTATGCCCTGGTGAGCCTGGCATCGTTTGTCTTTGTGCTGGCGCTTGTGCCGGAGACCAAAGGCCGCACCCTCGAGCAGATCGAAAGGATGTGGAGTGGCGCCAAGCCCATTTCCTCCGCATGATTGTTACAGGCTGCAACCTTGGCGGCGTGCAAGCCGCCATTCCTCAGTGTAGGAGACGACGTAAGGAGTCTCTGATCAGCGACGCCCGAGTGAAGCACAATCTTTACCAGAGACTCCTCACGTCGTCTCCTACAAAGGTTTGGAACCCACCTGGTCATTGGCCCTGGCTCCTGCCGCCACCCTATCTGAAGCTGAAGTGAGACAATCCAATTACGATAAGGCGCCCTTTGTAGCTGTTCCCGGCGGGTTCGAGGTGTTGAAAGGCTGGCCGGCGATTTGCCACGGCTTGAAGGAGCGCTTGCGCGGACGCGCGCCCGGCGTGCTGGTGGTGGATACTTATCCAGGCGTGAATGACGCCGAACTGCTTGTCCAATTGGAATCCCAACTGCGCCCGGCACTCACTGTTCGCACGCTAGACCTCAAGAAACCGGAGCCGGAGTTGCTGAACCTGATCGGCAGGAATCTAACGGATGACCGGATTTTCGGGGTGTTGTCCTGCCATACATTGGAAGAGTTTTTTGATTCTGCCCGCCTGCGCGAGGCGCGCCGGACTGTGGAACTCCAGCGGGATGGGTTGGTTCTAGTCTATGGCGTGGGCGCAGTCCTTGTCGCCCGCGGCGATGTGCTGGTGCATGCGGACCTGGCGCGTTGGGAAATCCAATTGCGCTATCGGCGCGGCTTGGACAATTGGGGCGCCAACAACGGTGGTGAGGACTTTTTTCGCAAGTACAAGCGAGGCTTTTTCGTCGAATGGCGCGTGGCAGACCGGCACAAGTTCAGCCTGTTTGACCGCGTCGATTTTTTCCTGGATACCCATACACCGGGCCAGCCGAAGTGTGTTGAGGGGAGGGCGGTGCGTGAAGGCTTGCATCATGCGGCGACACGCCCGTTCCGAGTCGTGCCGTTCTTCGATCCGGCGCCATGGGGCGGGCAATGGATGAAGGAGGTTTGCAATCTGGACCGCAGCGTCCACAATTACGGTTGGTGCTTTGATTGCGTGCCGGAAGAAAACAGTTTGCTATTGGGCTTTGGCTCGGAGCGCATTGAGTTGCCGAGCCTGGACGTTGTGGGGCGCGAACCGGTCGCCTTGCTGGGAGATGAGGTTCACGCGCGTTTTGGACGTGAATTTCCAATCCGTTTTGATTTCCTCGACACAATGGGTGGCGGCAATTTGTCTTTGCAGGTGCATCCGCTGACGGAATACATCCAGCAACATTTCGGGATGCACTACACCCAGGATGAAAGCTATTACATTCTGGATGCCGGCCCAGGCGCGAGTGTCTATTTGGGGCTTCGTGAAGGAATTGATCCGAAGGCCATGATCGGAGACCTGGAAGGGGCTCAAGCGGGCGGCGGGGCTTTTGCAACCGAGAACTATATCAATCAATGGCCGGCAAAAAAGCACGACCACTTTTTGATCCCGGCGGGCACTGTTCATTGTTCCGGGAGCGGCTCGATGGTGCTGGAAATCAGCGCAACGCCTTACATTTTTACGTTCAAGATGTGGGATTGGGGGCGCGTTGGCCTGGACGGCAAGCCCCGCCCGATTCATTTGAACCATGGGGTGGCCAACATCCAATGGGACCGCACGACCCGATGGGTGAAAGACAATTTGCTCAACCGGGTCGAACCGGTCGCCAGCGGAGATGGCTGGCGCGAGGAGCGGACCGGGTTACATGAGAGAGAGTTTATTGAGACGCGTCGGCATTGGTTCACAAAAGCAGTGCCTCACGACACGTGTGGCGGGGTTCAGGTGCTGAACCTTGTTGAGGGGGAGGAGGCGCTGGTCGAAAGTCCCGATGGGAAATTCAAACCGTTCGTGGTCCACTACGCCGAGACCTTCATTGTCCCGGCGGCGGTGGGGCGTTATACGATGCGGCCACAAGGCCTGGGGAGCAACCAGCGTTGCGCGACGATGAAGGCATTTGTTCGCAGCGGAATCCAGCAATGCGCGTGAAAAAGCAAGCGCCTTGCATAACCGCCGCAACTGTCTTACGTTCGCCACATGAAGACTTTGACCGTTCGATTGCCGGAGGTCCTCGCGGCCGAGATCGAGCACGAATCGCGGTCGCGCGGCGTCTCCAAATCCGACGTGGTGCGCGAACGCCTCCATCAGCCCCAGGGCGCGACCGCTTGCGGGAACACGACCGAATTGATCGGGGATATTTTGCGGGCGAGCTGGCAGGCGAAAGTTCCGGCTCGGCCACTTCGGTTTCGCTCGCTCAAAAAACAAAAATTGGCGGAGATCATTCGTGCCAAAAAACTGCATCGTTGACAGCGGCCCGTTGGCCGCATTGCTCGATCCGCGCGAAGAACACCACCTCTGGGCGCGTCAAACCCTGTCCCTGCAGCCCTTGCCATGGCTCACCTGC
This portion of the Verrucomicrobiia bacterium genome encodes:
- a CDS encoding alpha/beta hydrolase-fold protein, whose translation is MRKSLSSFFGCRRQSGIVVEAQRRHLLAACAVLSLGVLGGAGAALGAPTDDVYILGPDSQPHEGVPKGKVIGPLTLASRVFTNTTRHYWVYVPAQYDPDKPACLMLFQDGHAFVSLEGPYRIPYVFDNLIYRREMPVTLGVFINPGHTPEQPESTSTNWGDNINNRATEYNELNDRYARMVIDELLPALEKEYNISKDPGQRAIAGASSGAICAFTVAWQRPDQFGKVISTIGSFTNLRGGHVYPELIRQSPRKPIRVFLQDGLNDNRGRRRGGSYDPQRDWHAQNLKMAAALTEKGYDVNYCWGIGTHSNKQGGAQMPEMLRWLWRDYPRPDDPMNDGNRTLRVPRAGSFSEPAAAK
- a CDS encoding DUF1592 domain-containing protein; protein product: MWKQVPACFLAGVIPLTGIGTTLRPATDFHRAIRPILETYCFDCHGDGARKGNVAFDEFKSDQAVLADRQLWLKALGMLRAGLMPPARKPRPSVAQREQIARWIKYGVFGIDSRNPDPGRVTLRRLNRVEYHNTIRDLLGVDYDTQGEFPPDDTGFGFDNIGDVLTLPPMLLEKYLGAAAQIISQAVAVEAGAGADYKRFFPRAIPADAEGRREYARQVLGKFAGRAFRRPVDQTTLERLVGLAEQSYTEGGEGFESGISHAMVAVLTSPRFLFREEFAQPLAGKGRFPFIDEYSLASRLSYFLWSSMPDDELLGLAGQGKLRKNLSVQVGRMLRDRRADALVNNFTGQWLRGRDIESIPIEERFVLAREEKRSSEFESARKRFRQLRDKPEAELTPAEREELTKFRAKFRQRLDRPARVELNGALRRAMRRETEKVFGYVLQGDRSLLDLLDSDYTFLNERLAKLYGITNVFGNELRLVELAPDSPRGGVITEGTVLVATSNPTRTSPVKRGAFILDSILGMPVPPPPPNLPPLEDAAKNLTNHAPSLRETLAMHRENPMCSSCHNRMDPLGLAFENFNALGMWRTTEFSQMIDPKGRLLTGEEFSNPKELKRILVTNHSREFYRTLTEKLLVYALGRGLEYSDVETVDQIVARIEKSGGRSFALLYGIIESAPFQKTRTPPMLTATAVRAETSDKHL
- a CDS encoding DUF1552 domain-containing protein, producing MKTTLSPAGQMAFQRRINLSRRQFLRGLGACIALPAFESLASRSLFAAESAPRLATTASGAPLRAAFVYFPNGAIPSAWWPDGEGKTFEFSRTLQPLAALGQQLQILGGLDHLNATPGPDGGGDHARANGTFLTGVRVKKTATDIRAGISIDQVMARQAGHLTRFGSLELTCDAGRNSGACDSGYSCAYQYNLSWSSPTTPLTPEANPRLVFERLFGAGSPGERAAHLQQRLQKQRSILDFVLEDARDMQRRLTARDRDKLDQYLTAVREIEERIHKAGELGTGKEPLVAAPSGLPSDYGEHVRLMFDMLTVAFQTDSTRVATLLLAHDGSNRSFSEIGVPEGHHDLSHHFNDPEKIRKVQEIDLWYVKEFAKFLQKLESTKDLDGHSLLYNSMIVYGGGNADGNRHTHVNLPIILAGAGGGSFQTGRYTRFQSKPATNLFLSMADRMGLQGVERFGDSTGMLTNV
- a CDS encoding glycosyl hydrolase family 28-related protein, which translates into the protein MYLWIVVGLAIALPAGSQVPQAMTYQGFLSDGGVPYSGDGLFKFALVNSNGTASFWSNDGSSTAGGQPSQAIASMVKQGLFTVLLGDTNMQPVSWTIFTNSDVRLRIWFSDGANGFGLLSPDQRLTPAAYAMAAASVPNGAVTSNSLALGAVSSASMAAGAVTSAQLAVNAVTTPALANGAVTAAKLAPGAITTPAIASGAIVAADLAANAVTASAIADGSISQSKLNFQLGFINARNPPFGAVGNGTNDDTAALQSALNTAASNGGGVVYLPQGNYLIKSALVVPAQTSLVGVWRSPTAFSQYLGTTLLAVAGAGSTNGSFITLQGNNSTLEGVTIYYPNQVTSNPPTPYPWAIQGGGGDNVTIQNVLLVNPYLGIDLATHASGRHLVRGVYGQPLLVGIAVDQCYDIGRIMEIHFWPFWSQNANVEAFQSANAVSFDFMRTDWEVVQDIFSWGYSIGARFRASASGSMNGQMSNVNFDNVDVGLQLSATQLYAVHISNLNIANAGGGTKHIGIQGLAGNAGLNVNGATFWGALYQPVSWANSGLLTVSSARFLSWSASLPCIQISNGRAILQGNYFTDNIGTAISVTPTTQRAMVLGNMLCGNTVNLNAAITTSANNQP
- a CDS encoding sugar porter family MFS transporter is translated as MNRDYQRIRFVLFATGVAAIGGFLFGYDTAVINGANSYLKAHMHLSPAQEGQAVASAILGCIPGAMFAGFLSDRFGRKKLLFICALLYAVSGLLSAIPNTFGQFLSARLISGLGIGASSMICPVYIAEIAPEKTRGRLGTLFQLGIVTGIFLTLFVNKLIQGAGDTAWNTAQGWRWMLGMEVVPALAFIALLFAVPESPRWLAQHGRETEALGVLEKAGGAEHAKTEMAAIRQAMQFEEGGFRELISSPFLKPLLIAVALMAFSQFCGINAIMYYSTKIFAAAGGGDNAAFTSSVWVGLINFVFTFVAIGFVDKAGRRPLLLIGTAMQALALGPVGWMFHRQIAGGPLLACVIVFIAAFAMAMGPVGWLFCSEIFPNKLRGRAMSIAALTVWVSCYIVAQTFPMLNDNPSIGPAKTFWAYALVSLASFVFVLALVPETKGRTLEQIERMWSGAKPISSA